The Chitinibacter bivalviorum genomic interval ATGAAGTCTATAGCTTAATACCCAGGCGTAGTATTCAATGGCGAGCGAGTCTCGCCATTTTTTATTGTTTACACATTTGAAACTGAGCCACAGTTTTGCCATTAGAGCGCGGAAAGCGCTCAGGTTTGGTAGAATTGGCGGCTAAATCACTTTTATTGCCAGACCGAGTGTTATGAGCCAAGAAAACGCAGCGCTACCTACCAGTAATTTTGTCCGTCAAATCATTGATGCCGATCTGGCAAGTGGTAAACATCAAGCAGTCCAGACGCGCTTTCCGCCCGAGCCCAATGGCTATTTGCATATTGGTCACGCTAAATCGATTTGCCTGAATTTCGGCCTTGCTGGCGATTACAATGGCCTGTGCAATTTGCGCATGGACGACACCAATCCTGAAAAAGAAGAAGACGAATACGCCGCCGCGATTGAAGCCGATGTGAGCTGGCTGGGTTTTCAGTGGAATGGCAAAGTGCGCCACACTTCGGATTATTTTGACCAACTGCATGGCTACGCAATCGAATTGATCAAGGCAGGCAAGGCCTTTGTCTGCGACCTGAACGCTGAAGAAATGCGTGAGCACCGTGGCGACTTCCAAAAGCCCGGCCGCAATAGCCCGTTCCGCGATCGCTCGGTGGAAGAAAACCTCGATTTATTCGAGCGGATGAAAAACGGTGAATTTGCCGATGGCAGCAAAACGCTGCGCCTGAAAATTGATATGGGCTCGCCCAATCTGAATTTGCGCGACCCAGTGTTCTACCGCATCAAGCGCGCAACGCACATCAAGACCGGCGATAAATGGTGCATCTACCCGATGTATGACTATTCGCACTGTATTTCCGACGCTTTGGAAGGCATCACGCATAGCTTGTGTACGTTGGAGTTTGAAGACCATCGCCCGCTATACGACTGGGTACTCGACAACATTACGATTGCGGCTCACCCGCAACAGATCGAGTTTTCACGCCTCGAATTGCTGTATTCGATCACGTCGAAACGCAAATTAAACCAACTGGTGACGGAAAATCTGGTCAGCGGTTGGGATGATCCTCGGTTAACGACGATTAGCGGTATGCGTCGCCGTGGCTATAGTCCAGCGGGGATTCGCTTGTTTGCGCAGCGCATTGGCGTGAGCAAGGGCGAAAACATCATCGACTTTTCAATTCTGGAAGGTGCGGTACGGGAAACGCTGGAAACCGAAAGCCCACGTGTGATTGCGGTGCTCAACCCAATTAAAGTCACTCTGACCAATTTTGAAGCCGGCGTTACTGGCAGCCGCAGCGCGCCTTTCCATCCGCATCACGAAGAAATGGGCGAGCGTGATATTCCTATTTCACCAACCTTGTGGATCGAGCGTGATGACTTTGCCGAAGAACCGCCAAAGGGCTGGCAACGTCTGACCTTGGGCGGTGAAGTGCGTCTGCGCTACTCGTATGTGATTAAGTGCGATGAAGTGATCAAAGATGCCAACGGTGAAATCGTCGAGCTCAAATGCTCGATTGATCCGAAAACACTGGGTCAAAATCCAGAAGGTCGCAAAGTCAAAGGCGTGATCCACTGGATTTCTGCCGAGCATGCGATCGAAGCTGAAGTGCGCCTGTATGAGCGTCTGTTTACCGAGCCGCGCCCAGATGCGATTCGTGGCGACGATGGTCAGTATCTCGACTTTAAGCAATTCATTAATACTGAATCGCTCAAAACCATCACCGCCTACGTGGAAGCCTGCGTAAAAGACGCCGCGCCTGAAACGCGCTATCAGTTTGAGCGTCTGGGCTATTTCGTGACCGACCGTCATGATCACCAAGCGGGTGGCAAACCGGTATTTAATCGTACGGTGACTTTGAAAGATAGTTGGGCTAAGTAAATCGCCAGGCTTGGTGAGGCCAAGCCTGCGTTTTTCATCTCATAGCGTGTAATTGGGGCAAATTGAATGAAGCAGTTGTTGAAATTAGCGGTATTGAGCGCCAGTGTTCTGATGGCTGGCTCCGCGATGGCAGAAGAGACTGCCAGTGCGGCGGCGAAAGCGGATGTGACGATTGCCAAAGGCACAGATATTACGATTGCCAAAGGCAAAGTCGGCCAAGCGCCAGTGCAGGTTGTATATGACTATTTAGTTGACCGCATTAGCGATGAGAACGGTCTGGCTGATTATCAAACACTGCAAATCAACCAAAAATCCCCCAAAGCCGAAGACTACCAAAATGTCACGCTTGAAGTGATTAAGTCTGGTCTGGCTGATGATTCAGTTGCTACGCAGCGCTATCGTTTTGTAATGAACTTTACCGACGATACCCACGTTTGGCAGATCAAAAGTGTGAAACAGGAATGGCAATGCCGTCGCGGCAATAGCAAGGCGTGGACGCAAAAGCCTTGTAAATAATGCGTGATGCGAAAGCCAACGAGCGCAGCGCGCTCGTTTTTCTTTTTCAGCCATTTTTCGTCTATTTCCACCCTGACCCGATGGATTAACCTGCATGTCGAACAGCTCTGAAAAAGCGCCCACGGTGCGCCATTTATTTCACAATTTCTGGCAGTTGGCCAAGCCCTATTGGGTGTCCGAAGATAAATACCGCGCCTGGGGTTTATTGGCGCTGGTGATTAGTTTATCGCTGGGCTTGGTGTATATGAATGTCCAGTTCAATAGCTGGTACAACGAGTTTTACAATACGCTGCAAAATCTGGATGCCAAGGGCTTTAAATCCGCGCTGTATAAATTTGGCTACCTGGCTTTTGCCTATATCGTGATTGCGGTTTACGCGATCTGGTTTCAGCAAATGCTGGAGATCCGCTGGCGTCGTTGGGCTACCCTACATTTCACCCAGCGGTGGCTATCAGAAAATACCTTTTACCGTTTGCAACTGACCGATAAGGCTACCGATAACCCAGATCAGCGTATCGCTGAAGATGTTGGGCAATTTGTCTCGATCTCTTTGTCTCTCTCTTTAGGCTTATTGCGCTCGGTGGTGACACTGGTCTCGTTCATCGGTATTTTGTGGTCGCTTTCTGGTCCGTTCAAATTGATGCTGGGTAGCACGGCAGTGTCAATTCCTGGCTATATGGTTTGGGTGGCGATTATTTATGCGCTGATTGGTACGGGTATTACGATTTTGCTGGGGCGTCCACTGGTTGGACTGAACTTTATGCAACAGCGCTATGAAGCTGATTTCCGTTTTGGCTTGGTGCGCGTACGGGAAAATGCCGAATCGATTGCGCTTTACAATGGCGCTAAAGATGAGCAAGAGCGTTTGGGTTATCGCTTTGTTAATGTTGTGACAAATTTCTGGTCGGTGATGCGGATGAACAAACGTCTGACTTGGTTTACCTCATTTTGGGGGCAGTTAGCGATTATTTTTCCGCTGATCGTTGCCGCACCGCGTTTTTTTGCCAAAGAGATCCCACTCGGTGGCCTGATGCAAATTAATTCGGCTTTTGGACAAGTCTATGGCGCGCTCGATTTTATTATTGGCAGCTTTAGCACCTTAGCCAATTGGAAAGCGGTCATCGATCGTTTAACCACCTTCGAAGCGAGCATAGTCAACGCACAAGATTTGCCACGCATTGAGCCACAGCCGATTGCGCAGGGTTTGCAGCTAACTGCGCTGTCGGTCAGCAAGCCTAATGGTGAAGTACTGCTGAGCGATGTGAATTTGACGCTGAAGGCGGGTGATGCGCTGCTGATTCGTGGTAAATCGGGCGCGGGGAAATCGACACTATTGCGTGCAATGGCGGGTATATGGCCCTATGCCCAAGGTCAGTATGGTGTACAGAGCAATACCCGAACTCTATTTCTGTCGCAAAAGCCGTATATGCCACTGGGCAGCTTGCGAGCTGCTTTGTATTACCCACATGAAGCGGAACAAGATGACAGTCAAATTAGTGGTCTACTGACTTTGGCGGGTTTAAGTCATTTAATGCCGCGTCTGGATGAGGTCGATGCGTGGTCGCATGTACTGAGCTTGGGCGAGCAACAACGCATCGCCTTGCTGCGCGCGATGTTGGTTAAGCCCGACTTCCTATTTATGGATGAGTCGACGTCGGCGCTCGATGCCGAGGGAGAAGATCGGCTTTACCGAGCGGTTGCCGAATGTATGAAAGAGGGCGTGATGGTCAGCGTTGGGCATCGTGCCGGCCTCGTTGAATATCACGAGCAAGTATTGGAATGCCAAGGGCAGGGCGCTTGGGCGCTTTCCCCGCTTTAAAATATGGATAAAACCCCATTGTCGGGGCTGATTGGATTTGAAAATGTTAAAAAATGATACTTTCCTGCGCGCCTTATTGCGTGAGCCTGTTGAATACACGCCTGTGTGGATGATGCGCCAGGCTGGCCGCTATTTGCCTGAGTACTGCGCGACGCGCAAAAATGCGGGCTCGTTTTTGCAATTGTGCAAAAACACCGAGTTGGCGACTGAGGTGACGCTCCAGCCGCTGGATCGTTTCCCGCTCGATGCGGCGATTTTGTTCTCTGATATTTTGACCGTGCCCGATGCGATGGGCTTAGGGCTGTATTTTGCCGAGGGCGAAGGCCCGAAGTTTGAACGTACCGTTCGTACTGAAGAGGACGTGGCAAAGCTTTACGTGCCCGATGTTGGCACCGAGCTGAAATACGTCACCGATGCGGTGAGCTCGATTCGCAAGGCGCTGGATAATCGTGTGCCACTGATTGGTTTTTCGGGCAGCCCCTACACGCTGGCTTGCTACATGATTGAAGGCGGCAGCTCGAGCGATTACCGCAATATCAAAACCATGATGTATGCGCGTCCAGACCTGTTGCACCGTATCTTGGAAGTCAATACCCTCACAGTGATCGATTATCTGAATGCGCAGATCGAAGCGGGTGCGCAAGCGGTGCAGATTTTTGATAGTTGGGGTGGCTCATTGCCATTTGGTAAATATCAGGAATTCTCGCTGCAATATATGGCGCGCATTGTCGCAGGCTTGAAGCGTGAAAATGATGGCCGCAAAGTGCCCGTGATTGTGTTCACCAAAGGTGGTGGGCAATGGCTGGAGGATATCGCGGCGACAGGTTGTGATGCGATTGGCTTAGATTGGACGACAGATATTGGCGAGGCGCGTCGTCGTGTTGGCGATAAAGTGGCGCTGCAGGGCAATTTTGATCCAGTGGCGCTATTTGCACCACCAGCTGCGATCGAGGCTGAGGTAGAGCGCATCCTGAACAGTTATGGTGGTGGCACGGGTCATGTGTTTAATTTGGGGCATGGCATTTCGCAGTACACCAACCCAGACCATGCGGGGGCTTTGGTGGCGGCAGTGCATCGTTTTTCTGGCAAGAAATAACAAACCTTACAAGGTGTCTTTATTTTGTAATGTGATTATAAATCATAGACTTGGCGCATTGTGTTGAAGTGTTTGTCCGCAAACTTGCGCCAAGTTATGCACACAAAAAATCCCCTTGTTTTTTGCTTGTCAATAGGGGATCAAAAGAAAGTTGCAAATCCGTGTCAAAAAATAAGTCTTTGAATATATTGGTAATTTTTCTTTCGCTTAATTTTTGTGCAATCTAAACATCATCAAGTCTCCATTGGGTTTTTTCTGGTTTTAAGCACTTAGTCCACAAAATTATCCACAGAAACTGTGCATAACCGATTTGGAATATTTTTCTACATTGATTGAGCTGTTTTTACCGGCAGAACTTTGAGTTTATTTTGAGTTTGAGTGTTTTCCCGAGGATGACGTGAGCGGTAACTTTGTGATGGTGGCGCTCGATGTGCCGCTGAATCGTTTGTTCGGCTATGCCATTGGCAATCTTGATCCGCATGTCGGGCAGCGGGTTATCGTGCCATTTGGCCCGCGGCAACTGTCGGGCATCGTGATTGAGCGCCGGAGTGATGCGGGCGAATTTGTGGGTAAGACCCGCAATATTTTGGCCATACGTGATGATCTGCCAGCATTACCGCCTGAAACCCTCGCCTTGTGCCAGTTTGTGGCGGACTATTATCACCATCCTTTGGGGGCGGTACTTAGCAGTGCCTTACCTACCGTTTTTCGTAATGTTCCTGCATTTAAGTCGCCCGCGCCCGCTTGTGTGTATTACGCACCTGATGTTGCCATTTTGTTGGCGCAGATTAGCGCGCGCGCACATGCACAACGGCGCGTTGCGCAAGCATTAGAGCAGCCCTATACCCCCGCCGCATTGCGTCGACTGCATGATAGTGGTTTGAAATGGGCCAAACTGTGGGCGGAAAAAGGCTGGGTGCAAACGGCCGCCGAATCGACGGTCTTGGCTGAGCCAACCCCCAATTTACCGCTCAATGCTGAACAGGCAACGGCGGTCGCCGCCTTGAGTGCTGCGCATGGCTTTGCGCCATTTTTACTTTATGGCATTACAGGCAGTGGCAAGACCGAGGTGTACTTGCAAACCATCGCGGCCGTCTTGGGGCGTGGTGAACAAGTCTTGGTATTGATCCCCGAAATCAATTTAACGCCACAATTGGAAGGCCGTTTTCGCGCCCGTTTTCCGGGCGTGCAAATGTCGTGCCTGCATAGTGGATTGAATGACACCGAACGCGCAGTTAATTGGCTTGCGGCCTTGTCGGGCGAGGCGAAAATTGTGCTGGGCACACGCCTAGCAATTTTTACGCCGCTTCCGCATTTGGGCATGATTGTAGTTGATGAAGAACACGATCCTTCGTTTAAGCAGCAAGAAGGCCTGCGCTACTCAGCGCGGGATGTGGCGGTGTATCGCGCGCGGTCGGCCCAAGTGCCGATTGTGCTCGGGTCTGCGACGCCTAGCATCGAAAGTTGGGCCAATGCTAAAGCTGGCCGCTATCAGATGCTCACTTTGGCTGAGCGTGCCGTCCCCGGGGCGGTATTACCCAAAATCACGCTCTTGCCAGTTAAAAAAGCTGGCTTAATTGATGGCTTTAACCGCATGGCTTTTGCCGCAATGCATGAGGCGCTAGCGCGCGGTGAACAGGTTTTAGTATTTATCAATCGCCGTGGTTATTCACCGGTGCTGCAATGTGGTGAATGCGGTTGGATGGCTTCGTGCAAGCACTGTTCGGCACGTTTGGTGCTGCATTTGCGCGATCGCAGTCTGCGTTGCCATCATTGTGGCTTCGAAGAGCCCATCACTCACGCCTGCCCCGATTGCGGTAATCAAGATTTAAAACCTGTTGGGCAAGGTACCCAGCGCCTTGAGGAGTCGCTGGCGACCCATTTTCCGGGCAAAACAATCTTACGGATTGATCGTGATAGCACACGGCGTAAAGGCGAAATGGATGCCGCCTTGGCGCAGGTGCATTCGGGGGAGGCTGATATTCTCATTGGCACGCAAATGCTGGCAAAAGGGCATGATTTTGATCGGCTCAATCTAGTGATTGCCCTGAATGCCGATACTGGCTTATTTAGCGTTGATTTTCGCGCTGAAGAGCGTTTGTTTGCCTTGCTGACTCAAGTCGCCGGCCGCGCAGGGCGACGCGAGACACCGGGCGAGGTCATGATACAAACTGCGTTTGCCGACCATCCTTTTTATCATCAATTACTGGGCCGGGATTATGCTCCCTTTGCCAACCGGACGTTAATTGAGCGCACAGAAATGTTGTTGCCGCCAGCTGCAGCGTGGGTGCTATTTCGCGCCGAGGCGCCAGATATCGAGCATGCGCTGCAGATTTTGCAATTAATCCGAGCTTGTTTTGAGCGTTTAGCGCCGGAGTTCTTGCTGCCGCTCACTTTGAATCATCCTGTTGCCGCTACGATGGTTAAAAAAGCGGGGGTGGAGCGCGCCCAATTATTAATTGCGGCGGAGCAGCGTGCTCAATTGCAACGAGCGCTGCATCAAGCCATGCCTCATATCGAGGTAATCAAATGTGGCAAGGGTCGTTGGACTTTGGATGTGGATCCGATAGAGGTATAGGCTTGTACGTCTTGATTTGCATAGATTTGATGGTTATACCCATTAAGCAAAATCAATTTGACCATATCGTTGCACGATAATTCCTAGCCTAAGCCTAATTTAGCCGTCATTTTGTTTAGCCTTAGAGCGCTATACAGTGAATCACCACTCCCACAGCCCATTCTTTTGCGGTACTAATGAATTTAGCGCAATGAATTTTTACCGATTTTGTGCCAAGCTGACTATGCTGAAGTAAGGTCTTCAGTCTTGTTAGTATTGCTGCTGATTTGCTCATCCCATCTAGCCGGAGGCGAAAATGCCTTTTCAAACGCGAATGATCCTGTCTTCTTTGCTCAGTACCTTGCTGGGTCTGTTATTGGCCGCTGGACTGAATCTAGGCTTAGGATGGCATGTGAGCATTGCCATGGTGTTGGGGTTGGGCTTAGCCGCGGTCGTGCAGTGGGCCATGTTGCAGTGGCTCTGTAAACCCATGCTGCGATTTTTTGCCGCGATGAAACAATTACAACACGATGGCGGCAATTTAAACGTCCGGATCGCCACTACAGGTAATGATGAAATTGGGCAAGCGGCCGATGGCTTTAATCATTTTGCCGCCGATCTGCAAAGTACATTTCGTGAAGTGCAGCGCGATATGGAAGGCCTGTCTTTGGGTTTAAAGGAAATCACCGTCGTCACTGGCCAGCTTGTCAAAGATAGCCACACTCAAGCGGATTTCGTCGCTGTTTCAGCCGCAGCGGTGGAAGAAATCTCTGTGAGTATTACGCATATTGCGGACAGCGCGTTTGAAGTTGACCAAGCTGTCGGTGATACACAGCAGCTCTCAATCGATGGTGCACACACCGTTCATAGCGTTTCCGAAGAAGTCGGGAAAATGCAGGAATCTATCTCATCGTTGAGTGTTGCTATGGCCGATTTGGGGCATCGTTCCCAAGAAATTGGCAGCATCGTGAGTGTCATCAAAGATATTGCTGAGCAAACTAATTTGTTGGCACTTAATGCCGCGATTGAAGCTGCGCGAGCTGGCGAACAAGGGCGCGGTTTTGCCGTAGTGGCTGATGAAGTACGTAAATTGGCCGAACGCAGCGCAAAAGCCACGGTGGAAATTACCGAGCGGATTAATTCGGTCGGCAAAGATACGCAAATTGCTTTAAAGAATATGGATAAAGCCTCGAGCGGGGTGAGTGCAAGTGTTCAGCGCGCCAATGAAGCCAGTGCGCTGATGAATACCATCGGCCAGCGGATGGAAAACGCGGTGGAAGTGGTGCGGGGAATCGCTTATGCCACTCGAGAACAAACCGCCGCGAGTCACACCATGGCTCAATCATCTGAGCAAATTAACGCCATGACGCAATCGAGCGATTCGGCGTTGCAACAAACCAAGAAAGCACTGGAAACGCTGGATAATCGCGCGCGTGAATTGATGAGCGCAGTAGGGCGATTCAGACTGGAAGACATTAGTGTTTTGCATGGCTGGTTTGCTGCCAGTGGTTTTCGTGCCGTCGCTGATGTGAAAGCGCGACTAAATAAAATAGGCCATCACTGGTCAGATAATCACAGTGGTAAAGACGTACCCGGTATGCTGAAAAAAGCAGTTGAAGACGGTGATTTACCCACTGCAGCCGCTATTGGTGGGGTCAAAATTCAGGCATGGGCAGGGAAAAACGTACTCGCCAATCTTGATGGGATTGCCAGTAAACAGGGTTGGGCGCAGATATTACCTAAGGTGATTGATGACCAAATGCATGCTGATGGCCATTATGTTGCGGTGCCTCTAGGCGTTGCGCGTGTGAATGTCATCTGGGCCAATGTGGCGCTATTGCGTCGCGTGAACGTGAGCCAAGCTCCGCGCAGCTGGGATGAGTTCATCAGCTTGTGTGAAAAATTGAAAGCGGCCGGCATTACTCCAATCGCACACAGTGAAGTGAAATGGCAGGTTGCTACGCTGTTTGAGGCGGTATCTTTAGGTCTTTGTGGCGCGAGATATTATGTTGATGCTTTTAGTAAACTGGATCAAGCCACATTGTCTGGACCGCAGACTATTCGAGCGTTGGAAATGTTCCGCCGAATTAAACCGTTTTGCAGCGAAGATCCCGTTGGGCGCGATTGGAACTTGGTTGCCGCCGACATTATTAATGGGCGGGCAGCCATGCAGTTAATGGGGGATTGGGTGAAAGGTGAATTTGATACTGCGGGTAAAAAACCAGATATCGATTATGTATTCTGGGCCGCGCCTAATCTTGATGGTGAATATAGCTTTGCCGCCGATACGCTCACAATGTTCCGTCAAGAAGATCCAGTACGAGCTCAAGCACAAACGGATTTTGCTGAGTTGCTAATGACAAGCGAATGCCAAGTTGCCTATAACCATCATAAAGGCTCCATCCCGGCGCGAACTGATATTGACCGGAATTTACTCGATGCATATGGCAAAGCTTCCGCCGCTGACTTTGCCCAGTCTGCACAAAAAAACACCTTGGTGCCATCATGGGCGCACAATATGGCAGTGCAAGACAGCTTGAAAAAAGCATTGATCGAGGTGGTGTACGAATTTTGGCATAACGACCACATCACCGCGACGGCTGCTGCGCAAAAACTAGCGTCAACAGCCAGAAGTGCATAGCTGCCGCTCAATCGGCACATGCTTGGTGATGTTTATTTGATTCGAAGCTAAGATTTACTTGGGAAATATCACGAAAAAATAATACTTCTCTGCTTTAATAGTCAGGCTTGCTAAAACCCGAGCAATTTGCTGCTGGTTTTGGCTTTCAAATTGATTGCGTGATCAAAATTCGCGCCATTTAGCGCCTGCCGAGTAAAGCCCGAATGTCATTGAAAGAACAAGTAAAAACTACCCATTGGTTGTTTCAGCCAATCACCATCTTCTGGTTTCTCCTCACTATTTTCTGGTTTATATCCCTTTCTTTTCGAGACCTGATTCATCCAGATGAAGGTCGTTATGCGTCGATTGCAATGGGGATGTTGCAAACCGGAGATTGGTTAACTCCCCGACTAAATGGCATCCTATATTTTGAAAAACCGATTTTGCAATATTGGATTAGCAGCTTCAGTTTCTATATTTTTGGGTTTACTGATTTTGCCGCCCGGTTCTGGCCAGGCCTGTCGGGTATATTGTCGGTGCTGGCCGTTGGTTTTACTGCTCGAAAATTATGGGGCACGCAAGTCGGTCACCTTGCCGCTTTGGTTTGTGCGGGTACGACTTGGATCTTTGGCAATAGCCATTTCTTAACCTTGGATATGGGCGTTACTTTCTTTCTGACGGTGACGCTGTGCAGCTTTGTGTTGGCGCAACGTGATGAGGCAAACAGCTCGGAGCAGCGCAATTGGATGTGGCTCGCGTGGGCTGGGATGGCTGGTGCAACCTTATCGAAGGGGCTGATCGGTATTCTCATTCCAGGTATGACCTTGTTTTTATACAGCCTGATCAATTGGCAGTGGTCTTGCTGGCGAAAAATGCACTGGGTTACTGGCTTGTCGATTTTTCTCTTGCTAACTGCACCATGGTTTTATCTGGTTTCGGCCAAAAATCCAGGCTTTGCGCATTTCTTCTTTATCCGTGAGCATTTTGAACGTTTTCTGACGACCGAACATCGTCGTGAAGGCCCTATTTATTATTTTATTCCGATTTTATTTGCCGGCTTTTTACCGTGGACGGCTTGGATTCCAGCCTTAACGCGGGATGCGTGGAAAAAACGCGGTAGTCGCTTCCAGCTAGAGCGCTTCGTGCTGATTTGGTGTGTGTTTATCTTTGCTTTTTTTAGCAAGTCAGGCTCGAAATTACCCTCGTATATTTTGCCGATGTTCCCCGCTATGGCCTTGCTATTAGCGCCATATTTGGCTCGATCTTCGACAAATAGCATCAAAAAACATTTGTATTTACCGATTGCGATCTGGG includes:
- a CDS encoding glutamine--tRNA ligase/YqeY domain fusion protein, yielding MSQENAALPTSNFVRQIIDADLASGKHQAVQTRFPPEPNGYLHIGHAKSICLNFGLAGDYNGLCNLRMDDTNPEKEEDEYAAAIEADVSWLGFQWNGKVRHTSDYFDQLHGYAIELIKAGKAFVCDLNAEEMREHRGDFQKPGRNSPFRDRSVEENLDLFERMKNGEFADGSKTLRLKIDMGSPNLNLRDPVFYRIKRATHIKTGDKWCIYPMYDYSHCISDALEGITHSLCTLEFEDHRPLYDWVLDNITIAAHPQQIEFSRLELLYSITSKRKLNQLVTENLVSGWDDPRLTTISGMRRRGYSPAGIRLFAQRIGVSKGENIIDFSILEGAVRETLETESPRVIAVLNPIKVTLTNFEAGVTGSRSAPFHPHHEEMGERDIPISPTLWIERDDFAEEPPKGWQRLTLGGEVRLRYSYVIKCDEVIKDANGEIVELKCSIDPKTLGQNPEGRKVKGVIHWISAEHAIEAEVRLYERLFTEPRPDAIRGDDGQYLDFKQFINTESLKTITAYVEACVKDAAPETRYQFERLGYFVTDRHDHQAGGKPVFNRTVTLKDSWAK
- a CDS encoding glycosyltransferase family 39 protein, with the translated sequence MSLKEQVKTTHWLFQPITIFWFLLTIFWFISLSFRDLIHPDEGRYASIAMGMLQTGDWLTPRLNGILYFEKPILQYWISSFSFYIFGFTDFAARFWPGLSGILSVLAVGFTARKLWGTQVGHLAALVCAGTTWIFGNSHFLTLDMGVTFFLTVTLCSFVLAQRDEANSSEQRNWMWLAWAGMAGATLSKGLIGILIPGMTLFLYSLINWQWSCWRKMHWVTGLSIFLLLTAPWFYLVSAKNPGFAHFFFIREHFERFLTTEHRREGPIYYFIPILFAGFLPWTAWIPALTRDAWKKRGSRFQLERFVLIWCVFIFAFFSKSGSKLPSYILPMFPAMALLLAPYLARSSTNSIKKHLYLPIAIWALILVASPFVHHWSSENSPREVLIHFAWYLAGAATLFLMGAAIAWRMLSQGKNEFAVMAIAMATVLGIGIASAGHNSYGQLKSSSGVVEQVKKYITPDMQIYSVATYEQTFPYYLQRPVTLVQYVDEFEYGETTEPKVWIPTIAEFIPQWQAAPRAMAMLNKQTYAQLQQQGLPMQVVYQDVRRMVVIKPSTHSN
- a CDS encoding ABC transporter ATP-binding protein/permease gives rise to the protein MSNSSEKAPTVRHLFHNFWQLAKPYWVSEDKYRAWGLLALVISLSLGLVYMNVQFNSWYNEFYNTLQNLDAKGFKSALYKFGYLAFAYIVIAVYAIWFQQMLEIRWRRWATLHFTQRWLSENTFYRLQLTDKATDNPDQRIAEDVGQFVSISLSLSLGLLRSVVTLVSFIGILWSLSGPFKLMLGSTAVSIPGYMVWVAIIYALIGTGITILLGRPLVGLNFMQQRYEADFRFGLVRVRENAESIALYNGAKDEQERLGYRFVNVVTNFWSVMRMNKRLTWFTSFWGQLAIIFPLIVAAPRFFAKEIPLGGLMQINSAFGQVYGALDFIIGSFSTLANWKAVIDRLTTFEASIVNAQDLPRIEPQPIAQGLQLTALSVSKPNGEVLLSDVNLTLKAGDALLIRGKSGAGKSTLLRAMAGIWPYAQGQYGVQSNTRTLFLSQKPYMPLGSLRAALYYPHEAEQDDSQISGLLTLAGLSHLMPRLDEVDAWSHVLSLGEQQRIALLRAMLVKPDFLFMDESTSALDAEGEDRLYRAVAECMKEGVMVSVGHRAGLVEYHEQVLECQGQGAWALSPL
- the hemE gene encoding uroporphyrinogen decarboxylase, giving the protein MKMLKNDTFLRALLREPVEYTPVWMMRQAGRYLPEYCATRKNAGSFLQLCKNTELATEVTLQPLDRFPLDAAILFSDILTVPDAMGLGLYFAEGEGPKFERTVRTEEDVAKLYVPDVGTELKYVTDAVSSIRKALDNRVPLIGFSGSPYTLACYMIEGGSSSDYRNIKTMMYARPDLLHRILEVNTLTVIDYLNAQIEAGAQAVQIFDSWGGSLPFGKYQEFSLQYMARIVAGLKRENDGRKVPVIVFTKGGGQWLEDIAATGCDAIGLDWTTDIGEARRRVGDKVALQGNFDPVALFAPPAAIEAEVERILNSYGGGTGHVFNLGHGISQYTNPDHAGALVAAVHRFSGKK
- a CDS encoding primosomal protein N' — its product is MSGNFVMVALDVPLNRLFGYAIGNLDPHVGQRVIVPFGPRQLSGIVIERRSDAGEFVGKTRNILAIRDDLPALPPETLALCQFVADYYHHPLGAVLSSALPTVFRNVPAFKSPAPACVYYAPDVAILLAQISARAHAQRRVAQALEQPYTPAALRRLHDSGLKWAKLWAEKGWVQTAAESTVLAEPTPNLPLNAEQATAVAALSAAHGFAPFLLYGITGSGKTEVYLQTIAAVLGRGEQVLVLIPEINLTPQLEGRFRARFPGVQMSCLHSGLNDTERAVNWLAALSGEAKIVLGTRLAIFTPLPHLGMIVVDEEHDPSFKQQEGLRYSARDVAVYRARSAQVPIVLGSATPSIESWANAKAGRYQMLTLAERAVPGAVLPKITLLPVKKAGLIDGFNRMAFAAMHEALARGEQVLVFINRRGYSPVLQCGECGWMASCKHCSARLVLHLRDRSLRCHHCGFEEPITHACPDCGNQDLKPVGQGTQRLEESLATHFPGKTILRIDRDSTRRKGEMDAALAQVHSGEADILIGTQMLAKGHDFDRLNLVIALNADTGLFSVDFRAEERLFALLTQVAGRAGRRETPGEVMIQTAFADHPFYHQLLGRDYAPFANRTLIERTEMLLPPAAAWVLFRAEAPDIEHALQILQLIRACFERLAPEFLLPLTLNHPVAATMVKKAGVERAQLLIAAEQRAQLQRALHQAMPHIEVIKCGKGRWTLDVDPIEV
- a CDS encoding extracellular solute-binding protein — translated: MPFQTRMILSSLLSTLLGLLLAAGLNLGLGWHVSIAMVLGLGLAAVVQWAMLQWLCKPMLRFFAAMKQLQHDGGNLNVRIATTGNDEIGQAADGFNHFAADLQSTFREVQRDMEGLSLGLKEITVVTGQLVKDSHTQADFVAVSAAAVEEISVSITHIADSAFEVDQAVGDTQQLSIDGAHTVHSVSEEVGKMQESISSLSVAMADLGHRSQEIGSIVSVIKDIAEQTNLLALNAAIEAARAGEQGRGFAVVADEVRKLAERSAKATVEITERINSVGKDTQIALKNMDKASSGVSASVQRANEASALMNTIGQRMENAVEVVRGIAYATREQTAASHTMAQSSEQINAMTQSSDSALQQTKKALETLDNRARELMSAVGRFRLEDISVLHGWFAASGFRAVADVKARLNKIGHHWSDNHSGKDVPGMLKKAVEDGDLPTAAAIGGVKIQAWAGKNVLANLDGIASKQGWAQILPKVIDDQMHADGHYVAVPLGVARVNVIWANVALLRRVNVSQAPRSWDEFISLCEKLKAAGITPIAHSEVKWQVATLFEAVSLGLCGARYYVDAFSKLDQATLSGPQTIRALEMFRRIKPFCSEDPVGRDWNLVAADIINGRAAMQLMGDWVKGEFDTAGKKPDIDYVFWAAPNLDGEYSFAADTLTMFRQEDPVRAQAQTDFAELLMTSECQVAYNHHKGSIPARTDIDRNLLDAYGKASAADFAQSAQKNTLVPSWAHNMAVQDSLKKALIEVVYEFWHNDHITATAAAQKLASTARSA